One Terriglobales bacterium genomic window carries:
- a CDS encoding S46 family peptidase → MFKRLFANFCLLALLAAYAPADEGMWLFNAPPKERIQKKYGFTLTQPWLDHVRLSSVRFNSGGSGSFVSADGLTFTNHHVGADCLQKLGSGEKDYIKTGFYAKTQAEEVKCPDLELNNLLEITDVTAQVHGAVTPGMSTADAGKAQRAAMSKLESGCADPKNNIRCDVVTLYSGGMYHLYKYKKYTDVRLVFAPEFGIAFFGGDPDNFEFPRYDLDITFFRIYENDKPVKLDHYFKWSTGNVKQGDLLFVSGHPGSTGRLNTMAQLEFLRDVSYPWRLDLYKRLIPKLKDFASKSDENRRIAQENIFGFENSQKAITGYQSGLTNHDLMAKKAEGEKKMRAGIDSDPKKKAEFGAAWDEIAKAMQVQRDIFDHLQYVERGSGFRSELSGKAHDLVRVAAEKQKPNAERLREYRESALPSVEQELLSTAPIYKSLDVLMMTDALADMAQRLGPNDPVVKRALQGKTPEEAAKFYIEGSKLDDVAVRKALYEGGADAIAKSDDPLIALWRDIDPDARAARKRYDDEVDAVVRKNGGLISKARFAEGGLDLYPDATFTLRLSYGPVKGFVEDGRGIVPKGTKVAPFTTMAGTFKHAQEHGNKGDYALPESWMKAKSRIKGNTPFNAITTADIIGGNSGSPVINQAGEVVGIIFDGNIQSLPWNFQYEDEIGRSVHVDSRGIMEALRSVYHATDLANELSTGKAGK, encoded by the coding sequence ATGTTCAAACGTCTTTTTGCTAATTTCTGCCTCCTCGCCCTGCTCGCCGCGTACGCCCCCGCCGATGAGGGCATGTGGCTGTTCAACGCCCCTCCCAAGGAGCGCATCCAGAAGAAGTACGGTTTCACCCTCACCCAGCCCTGGCTCGACCATGTCCGCCTCAGCTCCGTCCGCTTCAACAGCGGCGGCTCCGGCTCCTTCGTCTCCGCCGACGGCCTCACCTTCACCAACCACCACGTCGGCGCCGACTGCCTCCAGAAGCTCGGCTCCGGCGAGAAGGACTACATCAAGACCGGCTTCTACGCCAAGACGCAGGCCGAGGAGGTCAAGTGCCCCGACCTCGAGCTCAACAACCTGCTTGAGATCACCGACGTCACCGCCCAGGTCCACGGCGCCGTCACCCCCGGCATGTCCACCGCCGACGCCGGCAAGGCCCAGCGCGCCGCCATGTCCAAGCTTGAGTCCGGCTGCGCCGACCCCAAGAACAACATCCGCTGCGACGTCGTCACCCTCTACTCCGGCGGCATGTATCACCTCTACAAGTACAAGAAGTACACCGACGTCCGCCTCGTCTTCGCGCCCGAGTTCGGCATCGCCTTCTTCGGCGGCGACCCCGACAACTTCGAGTTCCCGCGCTACGACCTCGACATCACCTTCTTCCGTATTTATGAGAACGATAAGCCGGTAAAGCTCGACCATTACTTCAAGTGGTCCACCGGCAACGTCAAGCAAGGCGACCTGCTCTTCGTCTCCGGACACCCTGGCTCCACCGGCCGCCTCAACACCATGGCCCAGCTCGAGTTCCTGCGCGACGTCAGCTACCCCTGGCGCCTCGACCTCTACAAGCGCCTCATCCCCAAGCTCAAGGACTTCGCTTCCAAGTCCGACGAGAACCGCCGCATCGCCCAGGAGAACATCTTCGGCTTCGAGAACTCGCAGAAGGCCATCACCGGCTACCAGTCCGGCCTCACCAACCACGACCTGATGGCCAAGAAGGCCGAGGGCGAGAAGAAGATGCGTGCCGGCATCGACTCCGACCCCAAGAAGAAAGCCGAGTTCGGCGCTGCCTGGGACGAGATCGCCAAGGCCATGCAGGTGCAGCGCGACATCTTCGATCACCTGCAGTACGTCGAGCGCGGCTCCGGCTTCCGTAGCGAGCTCTCCGGCAAGGCGCACGACCTGGTGCGCGTCGCCGCCGAGAAGCAGAAGCCCAACGCCGAACGCCTGCGCGAGTACCGTGAGAGCGCCCTGCCTTCCGTCGAGCAGGAACTCCTCTCCACCGCGCCCATCTACAAATCGCTCGATGTGCTCATGATGACCGACGCCCTCGCGGACATGGCGCAGCGCCTCGGCCCCAACGACCCCGTCGTCAAGCGTGCGCTCCAGGGCAAGACCCCCGAGGAGGCCGCGAAGTTCTACATCGAGGGCTCCAAGCTTGACGACGTCGCCGTCCGCAAGGCCCTCTACGAGGGCGGCGCCGACGCCATCGCCAAGTCCGATGACCCGCTCATCGCCCTCTGGCGCGACATCGACCCCGACGCTCGCGCCGCCCGCAAGCGCTACGACGACGAGGTCGACGCCGTCGTCCGCAAGAACGGCGGCCTCATCTCCAAGGCGCGCTTCGCCGAGGGCGGCCTCGACCTCTACCCCGACGCCACCTTCACCCTCCGCCTCAGCTACGGCCCGGTGAAAGGCTTCGTCGAAGACGGCCGCGGCATCGTCCCCAAGGGCACCAAGGTCGCGCCCTTCACCACCATGGCCGGCACCTTCAAGCACGCCCAGGAGCACGGCAACAAGGGCGACTACGCACTCCCCGAGTCCTGGATGAAAGCCAAGTCCAGGATCAAGGGCAACACTCCCTTCAATGCCATTACCACCGCTGACATCATCGGCGGCAACTCCGGCTCACCGGTCATCAACCAGGCCGGCGAGGTCGTCGGCATCATCTTCGACGGCAACATCCAGTCCCTGCCCTGGAACTTCCAGTACGAGGACGAGATCGGACGTTCCGTCCACGTGGACTCGCGCGGCATCATGGAAGCGCTGCGCTCCGTCTACCACGCCACCGACCTGGCCAACGAACTCTCCACCGGCAAGGCGGGAAAATAA